In the genome of Streptococcus oralis, one region contains:
- the glyQ gene encoding glycine--tRNA ligase subunit alpha, whose product MSKKLTFQEIILTLQQFWNDQGCMLMQAYDNEKGAGTMSPYTFLRAIGPEPWNAAYVEPSRRPADGRYGENPNRLYQHHQFQVVMKPSPSNIQELYLESLEKLGINPLEHDIRFVEDNWENPSTGSAGLGWEVWLDGMEITQFTYFQQVGGLATGPVTAEVTYGLERLASYIQEVDSVYDIEWADGVKYGEIFIQPEYEHSKYSFEISDQEMLLENFDKFEKEAGRALKEGLVHPAYDYVLKCSHTFNLLDARGAVSVTERAGYIARIRNLARIVAKTFVAERKRLGYPLLDEATRAKLLAEDAE is encoded by the coding sequence ATGTCTAAAAAATTGACTTTCCAGGAAATCATCCTTACTTTGCAACAGTTTTGGAATGACCAAGGTTGTATGCTCATGCAGGCTTATGATAATGAAAAAGGTGCGGGGACAATGAGCCCTTACACTTTCCTTCGTGCTATTGGGCCTGAGCCATGGAATGCGGCTTATGTAGAGCCATCACGTCGTCCTGCTGACGGTCGTTACGGAGAAAACCCTAACCGTCTTTACCAACACCACCAATTCCAAGTGGTCATGAAGCCTTCTCCATCAAATATCCAAGAACTGTACCTTGAGTCTTTAGAAAAATTGGGAATCAACCCTTTGGAACACGATATTCGTTTCGTTGAGGACAACTGGGAAAACCCTTCTACTGGTTCAGCTGGTCTTGGATGGGAAGTTTGGCTTGATGGGATGGAAATCACTCAGTTCACTTATTTCCAACAAGTTGGTGGATTGGCAACTGGCCCTGTGACTGCGGAAGTTACCTATGGTTTGGAACGTTTGGCTTCTTACATTCAAGAAGTGGACTCTGTTTATGATATCGAGTGGGCCGATGGCGTAAAATATGGAGAAATTTTCATCCAGCCTGAGTACGAGCATTCAAAATATTCATTTGAAATTTCAGACCAAGAAATGTTGCTTGAAAACTTTGATAAGTTTGAAAAAGAAGCTGGTCGTGCATTAAAAGAAGGCTTGGTTCACCCTGCCTATGACTATGTTCTCAAATGTTCACATACCTTTAACCTACTTGACGCGCGTGGTGCCGTATCCGTAACAGAGCGCGCTGGCTATATCGCTCGTATCCGTAACTTGGCCCGTATCGTAGCTAAGACCTTTGTCGCAGAACGCAAACGCCTAGGCTATCCACTTTTGGATGAAGCAACACGAGCTAAACTCTTAGCAGAAGACGCAGAATAG
- a CDS encoding GFA family protein, whose product MLKGSCLCKAVTYTLDEELSELVFCHCSFCRKATASAYTVNAKVSSKNLVLYGEKNLVTYSSSPGKQRYYCQNCHSQIFTIQEDVPEVCALKLGTVDECNQNLQTVPKRHIFQDLAFSWLLDK is encoded by the coding sequence ATGCTTAAAGGATCTTGTTTATGTAAAGCAGTCACCTACACTTTAGATGAGGAATTGTCGGAATTAGTTTTTTGTCATTGCTCATTCTGTCGGAAAGCAACTGCATCTGCTTATACAGTGAATGCCAAAGTTAGCAGCAAAAATTTAGTATTGTATGGAGAAAAGAATTTAGTTACTTATAGTTCATCTCCAGGGAAACAACGCTATTACTGCCAGAACTGTCACAGTCAAATTTTCACTATTCAAGAAGATGTACCAGAAGTTTGTGCTTTGAAATTGGGTACAGTAGATGAATGCAATCAGAATTTACAAACTGTTCCTAAACGTCATATTTTTCAGGATCTAGCTTTTTCTTGGTTGCTTGATAAATAA
- a CDS encoding aldo/keto reductase, translated as MKSYTLNNGISIPVLGFGTWKAENGEVAYQAVLEALKAGYRHIDTAAIYQNEESVGCAIRDSGIPRQEIFVTTKLWNTNHSYEEARQAFEESMEKLRLDYLDLYLIHWPNPKPLRKNDEWKTRNAEVWRAMEDLYKEGKIRAIGVSNFLPHHLDALLETARIIPAVNQVRLAPGVYQEEVVDYCREKGILLEAWGPFGQGELFEQKEVQEIATKHGKSVAQIALAWSLAEEFLPLPKSVTASRIQSNLDCFGIELSKEEREILKTISVTSGAPRVDEMDF; from the coding sequence ATGAAATCTTACACCCTTAATAATGGAATTTCAATTCCTGTTCTAGGATTTGGAACATGGAAAGCTGAAAATGGAGAGGTAGCCTACCAAGCCGTTTTAGAAGCATTAAAAGCTGGCTATCGACATATCGATACTGCGGCTATCTATCAAAATGAGGAGAGCGTTGGCTGTGCTATACGAGATAGCGGTATTCCACGCCAAGAAATCTTTGTAACGACCAAACTTTGGAATACCAATCACAGCTACGAAGAAGCTCGCCAAGCTTTTGAGGAATCAATGGAAAAACTGAGATTGGATTATCTAGACTTGTACCTTATCCATTGGCCAAATCCAAAACCATTAAGAAAAAACGACGAATGGAAAACTCGTAATGCTGAAGTCTGGAGAGCGATGGAGGACCTTTACAAAGAAGGCAAGATTCGTGCTATCGGCGTTAGTAATTTCCTTCCTCATCATTTGGATGCCTTGCTTGAGACAGCAAGAATTATTCCAGCGGTCAATCAGGTACGTTTGGCACCAGGAGTTTATCAAGAGGAAGTGGTTGACTACTGTAGAGAGAAAGGAATTCTCTTAGAGGCTTGGGGACCATTTGGGCAAGGAGAGTTGTTTGAACAGAAGGAAGTCCAAGAAATTGCTACTAAGCATGGGAAATCAGTGGCTCAAATTGCCTTGGCTTGGAGTTTGGCAGAAGAGTTTTTACCGTTACCCAAGTCAGTAACAGCCTCTCGCATCCAGAGCAATCTTGACTGTTTTGGGATTGAACTCAGCAAAGAAGAGCGAGAGATCTTAAAGACGATTTCAGTGACTTCTGGCGCACCTCGTGTGGATGAGATGGATTTTTAG
- the pgdA gene encoding peptidoglycan-N-acetylglucosamine deacetylase PgdA, giving the protein MKKNREKRVSHDKKRNVLLVLVGILSLAMICLGGVIGHKVLQKQSYEQKIEALKSEKDQQFNAGSQKDHFRKGQAEVIVYYPLQGEEVIASVREKINQDIKEKLEDKEDLVFYYTEQLDPVLKGVVARNISKQVYDLSASKVEEKEKTSLGKVFLTEDGKIFDLSKLFKDASKAKELLLSQIKSTLEDKKLDQTKMDQVLKNFTDQELTSWSFDYKDSQLILYPANSGEALEEIALPISSFFDVIESSYLLEKDAELYQAYFAQKNKKVVALTFDDGPNPSTTTQALDTLAKYGVKATFFVLGKNISGNEELLKRMKSEGHVVGNHSWDHPVLSKLSLEDAKKQITDTEDSLTKVLGSSSKLMRPPYGAITDDIRNSLDLSFIMWNVDSLDWKSKNETAILTEIQHQVRNGSIVLMHDIHGATVNALPKIIEYLKEQGYTFVTIPELLNSRLKAHEIYYDRDQ; this is encoded by the coding sequence ATGAAGAAAAATAGAGAGAAGCGTGTTTCCCACGATAAAAAGAGAAATGTATTACTGGTTTTAGTAGGTATTTTAAGTCTTGCTATGATCTGCCTAGGTGGTGTCATTGGTCACAAGGTTCTACAAAAGCAATCTTATGAACAAAAAATTGAAGCGCTAAAAAGTGAAAAAGATCAACAATTCAACGCAGGTAGTCAGAAAGACCATTTCCGAAAAGGTCAAGCCGAAGTGATTGTCTACTACCCTCTTCAAGGAGAAGAAGTCATTGCATCTGTTAGAGAAAAAATCAACCAGGATATTAAGGAAAAGCTGGAAGATAAAGAAGATTTGGTTTTTTATTATACGGAGCAGTTGGATCCTGTTTTAAAGGGAGTTGTGGCTCGTAATATTAGTAAGCAAGTTTACGATTTGTCTGCTTCAAAAGTGGAGGAAAAAGAAAAGACTTCTTTAGGAAAAGTTTTCTTGACTGAAGATGGGAAAATTTTTGATCTGAGTAAACTTTTCAAAGATGCAAGCAAGGCCAAGGAACTCTTGCTGAGTCAAATCAAATCAACTCTAGAAGATAAGAAACTTGACCAGACAAAAATGGATCAGGTTCTAAAAAACTTCACAGACCAAGAATTGACGTCTTGGAGCTTTGACTATAAAGATAGCCAACTCATCCTTTATCCAGCGAACTCAGGAGAGGCTCTGGAGGAAATTGCTTTACCAATATCCAGTTTCTTTGATGTTATTGAGTCATCCTATCTGCTTGAGAAAGATGCTGAACTTTACCAAGCTTACTTTGCTCAGAAAAATAAAAAAGTTGTAGCCTTGACTTTTGATGATGGTCCAAATCCATCTACAACTACTCAGGCTTTGGATACCTTGGCTAAGTATGGTGTAAAGGCAACCTTTTTTGTACTTGGTAAAAACATCTCGGGTAATGAAGAACTTCTGAAACGAATGAAATCGGAAGGCCATGTTGTAGGAAACCATAGCTGGGATCATCCCGTTCTTTCCAAATTGTCTCTGGAAGATGCTAAAAAACAAATCACGGATACAGAAGATTCCTTGACCAAAGTTTTAGGTTCGAGTTCTAAACTTATGCGACCTCCTTACGGAGCGATTACAGATGATATTCGTAATAGTCTGGATTTGAGTTTTATCATGTGGAATGTAGATAGTTTGGACTGGAAGAGCAAGAATGAAACTGCTATTTTAACAGAGATTCAGCATCAAGTTCGTAATGGATCGATTGTTCTTATGCATGATATTCATGGCGCTACAGTTAATGCTCTTCCAAAGATTATAGAATATCTGAAAGAGCAAGGTTATACATTTGTGACTATTCCGGAATTGCTCAATTCTCGCTTGAAAGCTCACGAGATCTATTACGATCGTGATCAATAA
- the ezrA gene encoding septation ring formation regulator EzrA → MSNGQLIYLMVAIAVILILAYVAAIFLRKRNVSRLTALEERKEELYNLPVNDEVEAVKNMHLIGQSQVTFREWNQKWVDLSLNSFADIENNLFEAEGYNNSFRFFKATHQIDQIESQIDLIEEDIAAIRNALSELEKQESKNSGRVLHALDLFENLQHTVAENSEQYGKALPEIEKQLENIQSEFSQFVTLNSSGDPVEAAAILDSTENHILALTHIVDRVPSLVKTLSTELPEQLEDLEEGYRKLLDANYHFTETDIESRFQLLHESLKNNQENIRQLELDNAEYENTQIQEEINALYDIFTREIAAQKVVESLLSTLPTYLNHLKENNQVLVQDLERLNKTYLLPESDGNHVRRLQAELSGLDTAITEATEDQTEPTQAYSVLEEQLNSLQSNLKDIEDEQVSVSERLAQIEKDDINARQKANVYVNRLHTIKRYMEKRNLPGIPQSFLKLFFTASHNTEDLMAELEQAQVNIESVKRILEIATHDMEALETETYNIVQYATLTEQLLQYSNRYRSFDERIQQAFNEALEIFEKEFDYKASFEKISQALEVAEPGVTNRFVSSYEKTREAIRF, encoded by the coding sequence ATGTCTAATGGACAACTAATTTATCTAATGGTTGCGATTGCAGTCATTTTGATTCTAGCTTATGTAGCGGCAATCTTCCTACGTAAGCGTAATGTAAGTAGATTGACGGCCCTCGAAGAAAGAAAAGAAGAACTCTACAACCTTCCTGTAAATGATGAGGTTGAAGCGGTTAAAAACATGCATTTGATTGGTCAAAGTCAGGTAACCTTTCGTGAATGGAATCAAAAATGGGTTGATTTATCCCTTAACTCATTTGCTGATATTGAAAACAACCTGTTTGAGGCTGAAGGCTACAATAATTCTTTTCGCTTTTTCAAAGCGACTCACCAAATCGATCAAATCGAAAGTCAAATTGATTTAATTGAAGAAGACATTGCGGCGATTCGCAATGCGCTTTCAGAGCTTGAAAAACAAGAGTCTAAGAATAGTGGACGTGTTTTGCATGCTTTGGACTTATTTGAAAATCTGCAACATACCGTAGCAGAAAATTCGGAACAGTATGGTAAAGCCCTTCCTGAAATTGAGAAACAATTGGAAAATATCCAGTCAGAGTTTTCTCAATTTGTAACCTTGAACTCTTCAGGTGACCCAGTTGAAGCTGCAGCAATTCTTGATTCAACTGAAAATCATATTCTCGCTTTGACACATATCGTTGATCGTGTTCCATCTCTCGTGAAGACTTTGTCAACAGAACTTCCAGAACAATTGGAAGATTTGGAGGAAGGCTACCGTAAACTCTTGGATGCTAATTATCACTTCACTGAAACGGACATCGAGTCACGCTTCCAACTTTTACATGAATCCTTGAAAAATAATCAAGAAAATATCCGTCAGTTGGAATTGGATAATGCAGAGTATGAAAATACACAAATCCAAGAAGAGATTAATGCGCTCTACGATATCTTCACGCGTGAAATAGCTGCCCAAAAGGTCGTTGAAAGTCTCCTTTCAACGCTGCCAACCTACCTCAATCACTTGAAAGAAAATAATCAGGTTTTGGTTCAAGACCTTGAACGCTTGAATAAAACTTATCTTCTCCCAGAAAGTGATGGGAACCATGTCCGCCGTCTTCAAGCTGAATTGTCAGGGCTTGATACAGCGATCACAGAGGCAACTGAAGATCAGACAGAACCTACTCAAGCCTACTCTGTTTTAGAGGAGCAGCTTAATTCACTTCAAAGTAATCTAAAAGACATTGAAGACGAACAAGTTTCTGTTAGTGAACGCCTAGCTCAAATCGAAAAAGACGACATCAATGCTCGTCAGAAAGCCAATGTCTATGTGAATCGCTTGCATACTATCAAACGCTACATGGAAAAGAGAAACTTACCGGGTATTCCTCAAAGTTTCTTGAAACTTTTCTTTACTGCAAGCCATAACACAGAAGATCTGATGGCAGAGTTAGAACAAGCACAAGTTAATATTGAATCAGTTAAACGAATTCTTGAAATTGCGACCCATGACATGGAGGCTCTTGAAACAGAAACCTACAATATTGTTCAATACGCGACCTTGACGGAGCAACTCTTGCAGTATTCAAACCGTTACCGTTCATTTGATGAGCGTATCCAGCAAGCTTTCAATGAAGCACTTGAAATTTTTGAAAAAGAATTTGACTACAAGGCATCATTTGAGAAGATTTCTCAGGCCTTGGAAGTTGCAGAACCAGGAGTCACAAATCGCTTTGTTTCTTCTTATGAAAAAACACGTGAAGCGATTCGCTTCTAA
- the gyrB gene encoding DNA topoisomerase (ATP-hydrolyzing) subunit B, translated as MTEEIKNQQAQDYDASQIQVLEGLEAVRMRPGMYIGSTSKEGLHHLVWEIVDNSIDEALAGFASHIQVLIEPDNSITVVDDGRGIPVDIQEKTGRPAVETVFTVLHAGGKFGGGGYKVSGGLHGVGSSVVNALSTQLDVRVHKNGKIYYQEYHRGNVVADLEVVGDTDKTGTTVHFTPDPEIFTETTTFDFEKLNKRIQELAFLNRGLRISITDKREGLEQTKHYHYEGGIASYVEYINENKDVIFDTPIYTDGEMDDITVEVAMQYTTGYHENVMSFANNIHTHEGGTHEQGFRTALTRVINDYARKNKLLKDNEDNLTGEDVREGLTAVISVKHPNPQFEGQTKTKLGNSEVVKITNRLFSDAFSDFLMENPQIAKRIVEKGILAAKARVAAKRAREVTRKKSGLEISNLPGKLADCSSNNPAETELFIVEGDSAGGSAKSGRNREFQAILPIRGKILNVEKASMDKILANEEIRSLFTAMGTGFGAEFDVNKARYQKLVLMTDADVDGAHIRTLLLTLIYRYMKPILEAGYVYIAQPPIYGVKVGSEIKEYIQPGADQEIKLQEALARHSEGRSKPTIQRYKGLGEMDDHQLWETTMDPEHRLMARVSVDDAAEADKIFDMLMGDRVEPRREFIEENAVYSTLDV; from the coding sequence ATGACAGAAGAAATCAAAAACCAACAGGCACAGGATTATGATGCCAGCCAAATTCAAGTTTTGGAGGGGTTGGAAGCTGTTCGTATGCGTCCAGGTATGTATATTGGGTCGACTTCAAAAGAAGGCCTTCACCATCTAGTCTGGGAAATCGTTGATAATTCAATTGATGAAGCCCTAGCAGGATTTGCTAGCCATATCCAGGTCCTTATTGAGCCAGATAATTCCATCACCGTTGTGGATGATGGACGTGGTATTCCTGTTGACATTCAGGAAAAGACAGGACGTCCTGCTGTTGAGACCGTCTTTACTGTTCTTCACGCTGGAGGAAAGTTCGGCGGTGGCGGATACAAGGTCTCAGGTGGATTGCACGGTGTGGGTTCATCAGTAGTAAATGCCCTCTCAACTCAACTAGATGTTCGGGTTCATAAAAACGGAAAAATTTATTATCAAGAATACCACCGTGGGAATGTCGTTGCTGATCTTGAAGTGGTTGGAGATACGGATAAAACTGGAACAACAGTTCACTTCACACCAGATCCAGAGATTTTTACAGAAACAACGACCTTTGACTTTGAAAAATTAAACAAGCGTATTCAAGAACTAGCCTTTTTGAACCGAGGTCTTCGAATCTCCATCACAGACAAGCGTGAAGGTCTCGAACAGACTAAACATTACCACTATGAAGGTGGAATTGCTAGCTACGTTGAATATATCAACGAGAACAAGGATGTTATCTTTGATACACCAATCTACACAGACGGTGAGATGGATGATATCACAGTTGAAGTAGCCATGCAGTACACAACGGGTTACCACGAAAACGTCATGAGTTTCGCCAACAATATTCATACCCATGAAGGTGGTACGCATGAGCAAGGTTTCCGTACAGCGCTGACGCGTGTTATCAACGATTATGCCCGCAAGAATAAACTGCTAAAAGACAATGAAGACAACCTGACAGGGGAAGATGTCCGTGAAGGATTGACTGCAGTTATCTCAGTTAAACATCCAAATCCGCAGTTTGAAGGACAAACCAAGACCAAACTGGGAAATAGCGAAGTGGTTAAGATCACCAATCGCCTCTTCAGTGATGCCTTCTCTGATTTCCTCATGGAAAATCCACAGATTGCTAAGCGCATCGTGGAAAAAGGGATTTTGGCTGCCAAGGCTCGTGTAGCTGCCAAGCGTGCGCGTGAAGTCACTCGCAAGAAATCTGGTTTGGAAATTTCCAATCTTCCAGGAAAACTAGCAGACTGTTCTTCGAACAACCCAGCTGAAACCGAACTCTTTATCGTTGAGGGAGACTCAGCTGGTGGGTCAGCTAAATCTGGTCGTAACCGTGAATTCCAAGCTATCTTGCCAATTCGTGGTAAGATCTTGAACGTTGAAAAAGCTAGCATGGATAAAATCCTTGCCAACGAAGAAATTCGGAGTCTCTTCACAGCTATGGGAACAGGATTTGGTGCAGAGTTTGATGTCAATAAAGCGCGCTATCAAAAACTCGTTTTGATGACCGATGCCGATGTTGATGGAGCCCATATTCGAACCCTCTTACTGACTCTGATTTACCGCTACATGAAACCAATCTTAGAAGCTGGTTATGTTTATATTGCCCAGCCACCGATTTATGGGGTTAAAGTCGGAAGTGAGATTAAAGAATACATCCAGCCAGGTGCAGATCAAGAAATTAAACTCCAAGAAGCCTTAGCACGTCATAGTGAAGGGCGTTCAAAACCAACCATCCAACGTTATAAAGGTCTGGGAGAAATGGATGACCACCAATTGTGGGAAACAACCATGGATCCAGAACATCGCTTGATGGCGCGTGTTTCGGTAGATGATGCTGCCGAAGCAGATAAAATCTTTGATATGTTGATGGGAGATCGAGTAGAACCTCGTCGCGAATTTATCGAAGAAAATGCCGTTTACAGTACCCTTGACGTCTAA
- a CDS encoding HAD-IA family hydrolase, which translates to MKYHDYIWDLGGTLLDNYETSTAAFVETLAQYGIEQEHDRVYEALKVSTAFAIEKFAPDIEDFLENYKENEARELEHPVLFEGIPELLKDISDKGGRHFLVSHRNDQVLELLAKTQIANYFTEVVTASSGFKRKPDPESMIYLRDKYHISSGLVIGDRNIDVEAGKAAGLGAYLFKNVVTLRQAIDM; encoded by the coding sequence ATGAAATATCACGACTACATATGGGATTTAGGTGGTACCCTATTGGATAATTACGAGACTTCTACAGCAGCCTTTGTAGAAACCTTAGCCCAATACGGAATTGAGCAAGAACACGACCGTGTTTACGAAGCCTTGAAGGTTTCGACAGCTTTTGCCATTGAGAAGTTTGCTCCAGATATCGAAGATTTTTTAGAAAACTACAAAGAAAATGAAGCGCGTGAGCTAGAGCACCCAGTCTTGTTTGAGGGAATTCCTGAGTTACTCAAAGACATCTCTGACAAGGGTGGTCGTCATTTCTTGGTTTCTCATCGAAATGACCAAGTGCTAGAACTTCTTGCCAAGACGCAGATAGCGAACTACTTCACAGAAGTCGTGACTGCCAGTTCTGGCTTTAAACGAAAACCAGATCCTGAGTCCATGATTTATTTACGTGATAAATATCATATCTCATCCGGTTTGGTCATTGGAGACAGGAATATTGATGTAGAAGCAGGGAAAGCTGCCGGCTTAGGTGCCTATCTTTTTAAAAACGTTGTGACACTGAGACAAGCAATAGACATGTAA
- a CDS encoding DJ-1 family glyoxalase III, translating to MAKVAVILAQGFEEIEALTVVDVLRRANISCDMVGFEEQVTGSHGIQVKADRIFDGDLSDYDLVVLPGGMPGSAHLRDNPALISEIKAFNRAGKKIAAICAAPIALHQAGVLKDKHFTCYDGVQENISDGIYQKQTVVVDGNLTTSRGPSTALAFAYELVEQLGGDAESLRVGMLYRDVFENQQ from the coding sequence ATGGCAAAAGTAGCAGTTATTTTAGCCCAGGGTTTTGAAGAAATCGAAGCCTTGACAGTAGTTGATGTCTTACGTCGAGCAAACATTTCATGTGATATGGTAGGATTTGAAGAGCAGGTGACAGGATCACATGGCATTCAGGTAAAAGCCGACCGTATCTTTGATGGTGATTTGTCTGACTATGACTTGGTAGTTCTTCCAGGTGGCATGCCAGGCTCAGCTCACCTACGGGATAATCCAGCCCTCATTTCTGAGATTAAAGCCTTTAATCGAGCAGGAAAGAAAATTGCTGCCATCTGTGCAGCCCCAATCGCTCTTCATCAAGCAGGTGTCCTGAAAGACAAGCACTTCACCTGTTATGACGGTGTTCAGGAGAACATCAGTGATGGAATTTATCAAAAGCAAACAGTGGTTGTGGATGGCAATCTAACAACTAGCCGAGGACCGTCAACCGCACTTGCCTTTGCCTATGAGTTGGTAGAGCAGTTGGGAGGAGATGCCGAAAGTTTACGAGTCGGTATGCTCTATCGAGATGTCTTTGAAAATCAACAGTAA
- a CDS encoding FtsW/RodA/SpoVE family cell cycle protein, whose amino-acid sequence MKRSFDSRVDYSLLLPVFCLLVIGVVAIYIAVSHDYPNNVLPILGQQIAWIALGLVIGFVVMFFNTEFLWKVTPYLYGLGLALMVLPLVFYNPSLVASTGAKNWVSIGGTTLFQPSEFMKISYILILARVIVQFTQKHKEWRRTIPLDFLLIGWMIAFTIPVLVLLALQSDLGTALVFVAIFAGMVLLSGVSWKIIIPVFATGVTAVAGFMAIFISKDGRAFLHQIGMPTYQINRILAWLNPFDFAQTTTYQQAQGQIAIGSGGLFGQGFNVSNLLIPVRESDMIFTVIAEDFGFIGSVFVVALYLLLIYRMLKITLRSNNQFYTYISTGFIMMLLFHIFENIGAVTGLLPLTGIPLPFISQGGSAIISNLIGVGLLLSMSYQTNLAEEKSGKVPFKRKKVVLKQIK is encoded by the coding sequence ATGAAACGTTCCTTCGACTCTCGAGTCGATTATAGCCTTCTCCTACCAGTGTTTTGTTTACTGGTGATTGGAGTAGTGGCCATTTATATAGCAGTTAGTCATGACTATCCCAATAATGTACTTCCAATTCTAGGTCAGCAAATCGCTTGGATTGCCTTGGGTCTTGTCATTGGATTTGTCGTCATGTTCTTCAATACCGAATTTTTATGGAAGGTGACTCCCTATCTTTATGGCTTAGGCTTGGCCTTGATGGTTCTCCCTCTTGTTTTTTACAATCCGAGTTTGGTAGCTTCTACAGGTGCTAAAAACTGGGTATCAATCGGGGGAACCACGCTCTTTCAACCATCTGAGTTCATGAAGATTTCCTACATCTTGATATTGGCTCGAGTCATTGTACAATTCACTCAAAAACACAAGGAATGGCGACGGACTATTCCCTTGGATTTCCTATTGATTGGTTGGATGATTGCCTTTACCATCCCAGTGCTGGTCCTTTTAGCCCTACAAAGTGACTTAGGGACTGCCTTGGTCTTTGTAGCTATTTTTGCAGGCATGGTTCTTCTTTCAGGGGTTTCGTGGAAGATTATCATTCCTGTTTTTGCGACAGGAGTGACTGCAGTTGCAGGCTTCATGGCAATCTTTATAAGCAAGGATGGGCGTGCCTTCTTGCATCAGATTGGGATGCCAACTTACCAGATCAACCGCATTTTAGCCTGGCTCAATCCCTTTGATTTTGCGCAAACAACGACTTACCAACAGGCTCAGGGGCAAATTGCTATTGGGAGTGGTGGCTTGTTTGGACAAGGTTTCAATGTGTCCAATCTCCTCATTCCAGTACGTGAGAGTGATATGATTTTCACAGTGATTGCTGAAGACTTTGGCTTTATTGGTTCGGTCTTTGTCGTTGCCCTGTACTTACTTCTTATTTACCGGATGTTGAAGATTACGCTCAGGTCAAATAACCAGTTCTACACCTACATTTCGACTGGTTTTATCATGATGTTGCTCTTCCATATCTTTGAAAATATCGGTGCCGTGACAGGCTTACTTCCTTTGACAGGGATTCCTCTACCTTTTATCTCTCAAGGGGGCTCCGCAATTATTAGCAACCTCATTGGTGTCGGTCTCCTCTTATCTATGAGTTACCAGACCAACCTAGCGGAGGAGAAAAGTGGAAAAGTTCCATTCAAACGAAAGAAAGTCGTCCTAAAACAAATCAAATAA